In Janthinobacterium sp. 67, a genomic segment contains:
- a CDS encoding VOC family protein, which translates to MQVKRIVANIPASDLGLARKFYEEVLGLSLLMDHGWIMTYGSPAEMSVQVSFATQGGSNTAVPDLSIEVDDVDTAFERMVAAGFAIEYGLTDEPWGVRRFFVRDPFGKLINILSHT; encoded by the coding sequence ATGCAAGTCAAGCGTATCGTTGCCAACATCCCCGCGTCGGATTTGGGCCTGGCGCGGAAGTTTTACGAGGAAGTGCTGGGCCTGAGCCTGTTGATGGACCACGGCTGGATCATGACGTATGGATCGCCAGCCGAGATGAGCGTTCAAGTGAGCTTTGCGACGCAAGGCGGCTCGAACACTGCCGTGCCCGACCTTTCCATTGAAGTCGATGACGTCGATACCGCCTTTGAACGCATGGTCGCCGCAGGCTTTGCCATCGAATATGGGCTCACCGATGAACCTTGGGGCGTCAGGCGCTTTTTCGTGCGCGACCCGTTCGGCAAGCTCATCAATATTCTGTCGCACACATAG
- a CDS encoding acyl-CoA dehydrogenase family protein — MDLHYTAEESAFRDTVRTFLDTHLPEDLQRKVRRHLRLNRDDYVRWHKIVAQQGWAAPAWPVEYGGTGWTSVQRHIWEDECARAATPPILPFGVNMVAPVIMAFANAEQKAYYLPRILNCDDWWCQGYSEPGAGSDLASLKTTAERDGDHYIVNGQKTWTTLGQHADMIFCLVRTDSTVRKQEGISFLLIDMKTPGITVRPIIMLDEEHEVNEVFFDNVRVPVSNLVGQENKGWTYAKYLLGHERTGIAAVGRSKRELTFLKQLAMQQNKRGAPLLHDPAFAAKVATLEIELMALEMTVLRVISEEGKGPGPQASMLKVRGSELQQQLTELMLEAIGPQALPFDPDFLDGSVPHGAGGDDLAAPLAAYYFNYRKTSIYGGSNEIQKNIITQMILGL, encoded by the coding sequence ATGGACTTGCATTACACGGCCGAGGAGAGCGCCTTCCGCGACACGGTGCGCACCTTCCTCGATACCCATTTGCCTGAGGATTTGCAGCGCAAGGTGCGCCGGCATTTGCGCCTGAACCGCGACGACTACGTGCGCTGGCACAAGATCGTCGCGCAACAAGGCTGGGCCGCGCCGGCCTGGCCCGTCGAATATGGCGGCACGGGCTGGACGTCCGTGCAGCGCCACATCTGGGAAGACGAGTGCGCGCGCGCCGCCACGCCGCCGATTTTGCCATTCGGCGTCAACATGGTGGCGCCCGTCATCATGGCTTTCGCCAACGCCGAACAAAAAGCATATTATCTGCCGCGCATCCTGAATTGCGACGACTGGTGGTGCCAGGGCTATTCCGAGCCGGGCGCCGGCTCCGACCTCGCCTCGCTGAAAACCACGGCCGAACGCGACGGCGACCATTACATCGTCAATGGCCAGAAAACCTGGACGACGCTGGGCCAGCACGCGGACATGATCTTTTGCCTGGTGCGCACGGACAGCACGGTGCGCAAGCAGGAAGGCATCAGTTTCTTGCTGATCGACATGAAAACGCCGGGCATCACCGTGCGCCCCATCATCATGCTCGATGAAGAGCATGAAGTGAACGAAGTCTTCTTCGACAATGTGCGCGTGCCGGTCAGCAACCTGGTTGGCCAGGAAAACAAGGGCTGGACCTACGCCAAGTATCTGCTGGGCCACGAACGCACGGGCATCGCCGCCGTCGGCCGCTCCAAGCGCGAACTGACCTTCCTCAAGCAGCTGGCCATGCAGCAGAACAAGCGCGGCGCGCCGCTGCTGCACGATCCCGCCTTTGCCGCCAAAGTCGCTACTCTGGAAATCGAATTGATGGCGCTGGAAATGACGGTCTTGCGCGTCATCAGCGAAGAGGGCAAGGGGCCGGGACCGCAGGCGTCGATGCTGAAAGTGCGCGGTTCGGAACTGCAGCAGCAGCTGACGGAGCTGATGCTTGAAGCCATCGGCCCGCAAGCCTTGCCGTTCGACCCGGATTTTCTTGATGGCAGCGTGCCGCACGGCGCTGGCGGTGACGACCTGGCCGCGCCGCTGGCCGCGTATTACTTCAATTACCGCAAGACATCGATCTATGGCGGCTCGAATGAAATCCAGAAAAACATCATCACGCAGATGATCCTGGGCCTGTAA